The following are encoded in a window of Harmonia axyridis chromosome 7, icHarAxyr1.1, whole genome shotgun sequence genomic DNA:
- the LOC123685306 gene encoding uncharacterized protein LOC123685306, producing the protein MGNENISILCYTDDAVLIAENEDDLQRLLHICKLVVDDQTIQQEMTFKYLGIELCGFGDVESEVRQQVNKAMRTAGCLNDTIWNNKHLRTETKARIYKAAIRPIMTYTAETRPDTTKTKRLLETCEMKVLRKIAGKTLLDRERSDNIRKMCGVEEVNEWILRRKHEWNAHKDRMDHERIARDKSPTGKRSIVRPRKRWSDNLTTN; encoded by the exons ATGggcaatgaaaatatttcgattCTTTGCTACACTGATGACGCTGTGCTGATTGCAGAAAACGAGGACGACCTGCAGAGGCTTCTACATAT ATGTAAACTCGTCGTCGATGACCAAACTATACAGCAAGAGATGACGTTCAAATACTTGGGAATAGAGCTTTGTGGTTTCGGGGATGTGGAGTCTGAGGTGAGACAACAGGTAAATAAGGCAATGAGAACAGCTGGATGCTTGAACGACACCATATGGAATAACAAACACTTGCGAACCGAGACAAAGGCAAGAATCTACAAAGCTGCCATAAGACCAATAATGACGTACACAGCAGAAACCCGACCAGACACAACGAAAACTAAGAGGTTGTTGGAAACATGCGAAATGAAAGTCCTGAGGAAAATAGCTGGAAAAACGCTATTAGATAGAGAGCGCAGTGACAACATAAGAAAAATGTGCGGGGTGGAAGAGGTgaatgagtggatcctgaggaGAAAGCACGAGTGGAATGCACATAAAGACCGAATGGATCATGAGAGAATCGCACGTGATAAATCACCAACGGGAAAGAGAAGTATAGTAAGACCGCGGAAAAGGTGGAGCGATAACCTGACTACCAACTGA